A DNA window from Theobroma cacao cultivar B97-61/B2 chromosome 5, Criollo_cocoa_genome_V2, whole genome shotgun sequence contains the following coding sequences:
- the LOC18600317 gene encoding probable protein S-acyltransferase 17 — protein sequence MAVHWALVCHGLLTLTVVVAFLCGQWPIFQGTPISSIHRFITFGAYQYFLKFMGAVFGDKGTNLILSVEYYCCDRPNPVLQIIYLAIIGATYYIIAKTSFSYIPGYYLSGVHRYTSLLAVGIGILLFLLTSFSDPGTVKAENVSQYLSAYPYDNIIYTEKECSTCKLPKPARSKHCSICNRCVARFDHHCGWMNNCIGERNTRYFLAFLLWHFLLCMYGTIAIGLVLAGRLKELRVVYILTVYYGVDNSFGSLAPHIVQWLLGSYNSQILLMVFMAIVSLLLAGFFAYHANLCLTNTTTNETFKWQDYISWQKKLSEARASTAALKASITGMNSEGKPPESKCKSFFRRSPLEDTEAVVRNNVYDKGFFHNIYEVIFPVSTRASLLWTKSKSG from the exons aTGGCTGTACATTGGGCACTGGTATGCCATGGCCTGCTGACCCTTACAGTTGTTGTTGCTTTTCTTTGTGGGCAGTGGCCTATCTTCCAAGGAACACCCATCAGCTCCATCCACCGTTTCATCACTTTTGGAGCCTACCAATACTTCCT GAAGTTTATGGGGGCTGTGTTTGGAGATAAGGGAACGAATTTGATCCTTTCTGTCGAGTATTATTGTTGTGATAGGCCTAATCCTGTTTTGCAG ATTATATACTTGGCAATAATTGGAGCAACTTATTACATTATAGCAAAGACGTCCTTTAGCTATATCCCTGGCTATTATCTTAGTGGAGTTCATAG GTATACAAGCTTGTTGGCAGTTGGTATCGGCATTCTGCTCTTTCTATTGACTAGCTTTTCTGATCCAGGAACTGTTAAGGCAGAGAATGTCTCACAATATCTATCAGCTTATCCTTATGACAATATCATATATACAGAGAAAGAATGCTCGACTTGTAAACTTCCAAA ACCTGCTAGATCCAAGCACTGTAGCATATGCAATCGATGTGTTGCTCGCTTTGATCATCATTGTGGATGGATG AATAATTGTATAGGGGAGAGAAATACCCGATACTTCTTGGCTTTTCTTTTATG GCATTTCCTTCTTTGCATGTACGGGACAATTGCTATTGGATTGGTTCTTGCTGGACGGTTGAAAGAATTGAGAGTTGTATATATTTTGACAG TTTATTATGGTGTAGATAATTCTTTTGGCAGTTTAGCTCCTCATATTGTGCAG TGGCTGTTGGGCTCATATAACAGCCAAATACTTCTTATGGTGTTTATGGCCATAGTTTCTCTCTTATTGGCGGGTTTCTTTGCATATCATGCTAATCTTTGTCTCACAAACACCACAACAAATGAG ACATTCAAGTGGCAAGACTACATAAGCTGGCAGAAGAAACTGAGCGAAGCAAGAGCAAGTACTGCAGCATTGAAAGCAAGCATCACTGGAATGAATAGCGAAGGAAAGCCTCCAGAGAGCAAATGTAAATCCTTCTTCAGAAGGTCCCCCCTAGAGGATACTGAAGCTGTTGTAAGGAATAATGTGTATGATAAAGGATTCTTTCACAATATCTATGAGGTAATTTTTCCAGTTTCGACAAGAGCATCACTTTTGTGGACCAAATCAAAATCTGGCTAA
- the LOC18600318 gene encoding uncharacterized protein LOC18600318, which produces MGVLAYYCNLSSCPSLRLSTFRIVGSSEIGVSRRQVLEQVDKELNKGDERAALTLVRDLQGKPGGLRCFGAARQVPQRLYTLDELRLNGIETTSLLSPDDATLGSIERNLQLAAILGGVAAWNAFGFSPQQILFISLGFLFLWTLDSVSFNGGVGSLVLDTIGHTFSQKYHNRVIQHEAGHFLIAYLVGILPRGYTLTSLDALKKEGSLNIQAGTAFVDFEFLEEANAGKVSATTLNRFSCIALAGVATEYLLYGYAEGGLADINKLDALLKGLGFTQKKADSQVRWSVLNTILLLRRHEAARGQLAEAMSLGKSVGSCIDIIEDNINDDDI; this is translated from the exons ATGGGCGTGTTGGCTTATTACTGTAACTTAAGTTCATGCCCAAGTCTGAGATTATCGACTTTTAGGATTGTGGGTTCATCAGAAATTGGGGTGTCCAGAAGACAAGTATTGGAACAAGTGGATAAGGAGCTGAACAAAGGGGATGAGAGGGCTGCACTCACTCTTGTCAGGGACTTGCAAGGAAAGCCTGGTGGGCTTCGATGTTTTGGTGCTGCCCGGCAG GTTCCCCAAAGACTGTACACCTTGGATGAATTGAGACTGAATGGAATAGAAACTACATCTCTTCTATCACCAGATGATGCAACTCTGGGTTCAATAGAAAGAAACCTGCAGCTTGCTGCTATCTTAGGAGGGGTTGCAGCATGGAATGCTTTTGGGTTTAGCCCGCAGCAAATCCTGTTTATTTCTTTGGGCTTCTTGTTTCTGTGGACACTGGACTCG GTTTCATTCAATGGAGGAGTTGGTAGCTTGGTCCTTGACACAATTGGTCACACTTTCAGTCAGAAGTATCACAACAGGGTTATTCAA CATGAAGCTGGTCATTTCTTGATTGCTTACCTGGTGGGTATACTTCCAAGAGGATACACATTAACTAGTTTGGACGCTTTAAAGAAAGAAGGATCACTCAATATTCAAGCAGGGACAGCTTTTGTTGATTTTGAGTTTCTTGAAGAA GCTAATGCAGGGAAAGTATCAGCGACA ACGCTGAACAGGTTCTCATGCATAGCACTAGCAGGTGTGGCAACTGAATATCTGTTATACGGATATGCTGAGGGAGGCCTTGCTGATATAAACAAG TTGGATGCATTGCTCAAAGGCTTGGGATTCACACAAAAGAAAGCAGATTCCCAAGTCAGATGGTCTGTGCTGAACACCATCCTACTGCTGCGTCGACACGAGGCAGCCCGAGGTCAACTTGCAGAGGCAATGTCCCTGGGAAAATCTGTAGGATCCTGCATTGACATTATAGAGGATAACATCAATGATGATGACATCTAG